The Chryseobacterium sp. G0186 genome includes the window GCTGCTGCCGTAGCCGGAAAATTGGGTATGGACGGGTATTTGGCTAATGTGCTTCCGCACAACAAGCAGGAGAAAGTAAAGGAGTTTCAGGCAAAAGGCGAAATCGTAGCAATGACTGGTGATGGTGTAAATGATGCACCTGCACTGGCACAGGCAGATGTGGGCATTGCCGTGGGTTCCGGTACGGACGTGGCTGCCGAAACAGCGGATATCATATTGGTAGACAGCGACCCGAGGGATGTGGTCAAACTGATTGACTTCGGCAAACTTACCTACAAAAAGATGGTACAGAACCTGATATGGGCGGTTGGCTACAACGTGGTGGCAATACCGCTTGCGGCAGGCGTACTCTATCCGAATTTTGTTTTAAGTCCCGCTATGGGTGCTGTGCTGATGAGTGTAAGCACCATTGTAGTGGCTATTAACGCAAGTTTTTTAAAAATCAAAAAATAAATAAAAATGAAAAATCTAACATTATCAATCATTGCTGTTATCATGGCATTTGTAACAGTATCATGCAATCAGGCATCCAACAAAAACGAGCAGTCTTCAAAAGATACTACTGTTGTATCACAAGAACATCCTGCTTCCCACTTAAAAGGGGATGACACTGCAACTACCCCCGACGTTAGCGGTACACCGAGCGGTCAGGATGCAGAAGCTAAAAACTTTTCTATTGCACCTATAGTTACCGATTATCTATCATTAAAGAATGCTCTTGTTTCGGACGATGACAAAGCTGCCGCCAGTGCAGGGAAAAAACTGTTAGCTACGTTGAACAAAATGGATATGAAATCCATTCCTGCCGATAAACACAAAAAGTACATGGACATAGCAGACGATGCAAAAGAGCATGCAGAACATATTGGCGAAAATGTTGGTAATATCCACCACCAGCGGGAACATTTAGCCTCACTTGGCGAAGATTTGAAAGACCTGATTGATTTGTTCGGTACATCACAAACATTGTATCAAGACCATTGCCCAATGTTCAATGAAGGTAAGGGTGCTGTTTGGTTAAGCGAAACAAAGGAAATCAAAAATCCTTACTACGGTTCAAAAATGATTAGCTGTGGTTCTGTAAAAAAGCAGTATTAAAATGAAAAATAAATCATGGTACAAAAAATAATAGAACTGTCCTTGAAAAACAGGTATATCGTGCTGCTTATAGCAGCCGGTTTACTTGTTTGGGGCATTTCAGCAGTTAAGAAAAATCCGATAGATGCAATTCCTGACCTAAGTGAAAACCAAGTAATAGTTTTCACTGAATGGATGGGACGCAGTCCACAGACTATCGAAGACCAAGTAACCTACCCTTTAGTAAGCAACTTACAGGGAATACCCAAAGTAAAGAACGTAAGAGGCACATCAATGTTCGGAATGAGTTTCGTGTATATCATCTTCGATGACGATGTTGATGTTTATTGGGCTCGTACACGAGTCATGGAAAGACTTAATTATGCTCAAAGGCTATTGCCACAGGAGGTTGTACCAACGCTTGGTCCTGATGGGACAGGCGTTGGTCATATATACTGGTATCATTTGGATGCACCGCAGATGGAACTTGGAGAGCAGCGCGCATTGCAGGATTGGTATATCAAGTTAGCACTGCAAACTGTACCAGGTGTTGCAGAAGTAGCCTCCTTTGGAGGATATGAAAAACAATATCAGTTAGTCGTTGACCCCGTAAAGCTCCAGTATTACAATATCTCCCTTATGGATGTAATGAATAAAGTAAAAGCAAACAACAATGATGTTGGTGGTCGCAAATTTGAAATGGCAGATATGGCTTACATTATACGAGGTTTGGGGTATATAAAGAATACTGCTGATATTGAAAAAATTGCAGTAGGCAACTATAATGGCATTCCGGTAAGAGTAAAAGACATCGGAAGCGTACAAATGGGCGGAGATTTGCGGCTGGGTATATTTGACCAAAATGGAGAAGGAGAAGTTGTGGGAGGAATTGTAGTAATGCGCTATGGCGAAAATGCAGACCAAGTGATAAAAGCCGTTAAAGAAAAAATCAAAGATGTTGAAAAAGGTTTACCGGCTGGCGTAACATTAAAAACTTCTTATGACAGAAGTACATTAATCGAAGCAGCTATCGAAAATATCAAACATAAGCTCGCAGAGGAAATTATTGCAGTCGCCTTTATTGTAATTCTTTTCCTGTTCCACTGGCGGAGTGCATTAAGTATCATTATTCAAATTCCAGTTACCGTTGCCATCAGTTTTATCATATTGAACGCTTTTGGGTTATCATCCAATATTATGTCCCTTACCGGAATTGCGCTGGCAATCGGGGTAATTGTAGATAACGGAATTATAATGTCAGAGAACTCTTATAGAAATCTTTCCGTTTGGCAAAATGAGCGTAAACAAAAAACATCCGACCCATCATGAAAATAAAATGGTTTAAAAAGAAAGCCAATAAAAATGTTGGCTACGAAAAAATTCCAGAGGAAGTACGACTTAGTATCATTGAGAAATCATGCAAGCAGGTTTCAAGAGGCGTATTTTTTTCAACGATTATCATTATAACTTCATTTTTACCTGTATTCCTACTCACAGGGCAGGAAGGCAAACTTTTCCATCCGCTTGCTTATACCAAAACGTTTATATTGGTCGTGGATGCTTTATTGGTACTTACGCTTGCGCCGGTGCTGATTTCTTTCTTTATGAAAGGCAAGTTTAAAAGTGAGCATTCAAACCCAATAAACCGGGGCTTGGAAAAGCTGTATGAGCCTGTTATAAAATGGTGTGTAAAATGGCGAAAAACCGTATTGGGTATCAACATCGCTGCACTTATTATAAGTATTCCAATGATATTAAATCTTGGGAGGGAATTTATGCCACCACTCGATGAGGGTTCATTGTTATTTATGCCCGTTACATTACCCGATGTTTCTAATTCAGAAGCCAAACGAATATTGCAGGTTCAGGATAAGATTATTAAATCTGTACCGGAAGTAGCGCACGTTTTAGGTAAAGCTGGCAGGGCGAATACTGCTACAGATAATTCTCCAATCAGTATGATTGAAACTATCATTTTGTTAAAACCACAAAATGAATGGCGGGACGGAATAAAAAAGAATGACATCATTAATGAACTAAATGCGAAACTTCAAATGCCCGGAGTAACAAATGGTTGGACAATGCCCATTATAAACCGCATCAATATGTTATCAACCGGCATCCGTACCGATGTCGGCATAAAAGTTTATGGTCAAAATCTCGA containing:
- a CDS encoding DUF3347 domain-containing protein, translated to MKNLTLSIIAVIMAFVTVSCNQASNKNEQSSKDTTVVSQEHPASHLKGDDTATTPDVSGTPSGQDAEAKNFSIAPIVTDYLSLKNALVSDDDKAAASAGKKLLATLNKMDMKSIPADKHKKYMDIADDAKEHAEHIGENVGNIHHQREHLASLGEDLKDLIDLFGTSQTLYQDHCPMFNEGKGAVWLSETKEIKNPYYGSKMISCGSVKKQY
- a CDS encoding efflux RND transporter permease subunit, producing MVQKIIELSLKNRYIVLLIAAGLLVWGISAVKKNPIDAIPDLSENQVIVFTEWMGRSPQTIEDQVTYPLVSNLQGIPKVKNVRGTSMFGMSFVYIIFDDDVDVYWARTRVMERLNYAQRLLPQEVVPTLGPDGTGVGHIYWYHLDAPQMELGEQRALQDWYIKLALQTVPGVAEVASFGGYEKQYQLVVDPVKLQYYNISLMDVMNKVKANNNDVGGRKFEMADMAYIIRGLGYIKNTADIEKIAVGNYNGIPVRVKDIGSVQMGGDLRLGIFDQNGEGEVVGGIVVMRYGENADQVIKAVKEKIKDVEKGLPAGVTLKTSYDRSTLIEAAIENIKHKLAEEIIAVAFIVILFLFHWRSALSIIIQIPVTVAISFIILNAFGLSSNIMSLTGIALAIGVIVDNGIIMSENSYRNLSVWQNERKQKTSDPS